Proteins encoded in a region of the Bactrocera tryoni isolate S06 chromosome 4, CSIRO_BtryS06_freeze2, whole genome shotgun sequence genome:
- the LOC120774823 gene encoding tryptophan 2,3-dioxygenase, translated as MACPYAGNGSLHDDTATPLGTEIGMIYGEYLMLDKVLSSQRMLSVVDNRPVHDEHLFIVTHQAYELWFKQIIFELDSIREMLNIEDLEESKTLEILKRLNRIVLILKLLVDQVPILETMTPLDFMDFRTYLAPASGFQSLQFRLIENKLGVKSDQRVKYNQKYSEAFGNESAAMDAIQKSENEPSMLDLIQKWLERTPGLETDGFNFWAKFQASAEKFLDQQVQTAMQEPVEAARNYHLMDIEKRREVYRSIFDRDVHEALVSRGDRRFSYKALQGAIMITFYRDEPRFSQPHQMLTLLMDIDSLITKWRYNHVIMVQRMIGSQQLGTGGSSGYQYLRSTLSDRYKVFLDLFNLSTFLIPRDAIPPLDVSMRKELIN; from the exons ATGGCTTGTCCGTACGCTGGAAATGG TTCATTACATGATGACACTGCCACGCCTTTGGGTACCGAGATAGGCATGATCTATGGCGAGTATCTGATGCTGGACAAGGTTTTGAGTTCTCAACGTATGCTGTCGGTGGTGGATAACCGGCCCGTACATGACGAGCATCTCTTCATCGTTACCCATCAAG CATACGAACTATGGTTCAAGCAGATCATTTTCGAACTCGATTCCATACGTGAAATGTTGAACATAGAGGATCTTGAGGAATCGAAAACGTTGGAAATTCTAAAACGCCTCAATCGCATTGTACTCATACTCAAG CTGCTCGTTGATCAAGTGCCCATATTGGAGACCATGACACCGCTCGATTTCATGGATTTTCGCACATATCTTGCGCCGGCTTCCGGTTTTCAGAGTTTACAATTTCGTCTAATTGAAAATAAGCTGGGCGTCAAGTCCGATCAGCGCGTTAAGTACAATCAAAAATACTCGGAGGCATTCGGCAATGAATCGGCCGCAATGGATGCTatacaaaaatcagaaaatgaACCCTCCATGTTggatttaatacaaaaatggcTGGAACGTACACCAGGACTGGAGACGGACGGCTTCAATTTCTGGGCCAAATTTCAAGCGAGTGCTGAGAAATTCTTAGACCAGCAAGTGCAGACAGCAATG CAAGAGCCCGTCGAAGCGGCACGCAACTATCATCTTATGGACATTGAGAAGCGACGCGAGGTCTATCGCAGCATCTTCGATCGTGACGTGCACGAGGCATTAGTGTCGCGTGGCGATCGTCGCTTCAGCTATAAAGCTCTGCAGGGTGCCATTATGATCACCTTCTACCGCGACGAGCCACGCTTCAGCCAGCCGCATCAGATGTTAACACTGCTGATGGACATTGATTCGCTAATTACGAAGTGGCGAT ACAATCACGTGATCATGGTGCAACGCATGATTGGCTCACAGCAGCTGGGCACTGGTGGCTCTTCGGGTTACCAGTATTTGCGCTCCACATTGAG TGATCGTTATAAGGTGTTCTTGGATTTGTTCAATTTGTCGACGTTTTTGATTCCACGCGATGCCATTCCGCCGCTTGATGTCTCAATGCGAAAGGAGTTGATTAATTGA